Proteins encoded within one genomic window of Chitinophaga parva:
- a CDS encoding fatty acid desaturase family protein — protein sequence MKSFTHTTDPVFDANRTYTAIDRFLLRFIRDQRDLPFIHLTLKITFTLWPLAILLFIPGLNNVAWWTAAAAYTFFNNFVFKGPFGLMLHCTSHRKLFIQRYDFMNHYLPWALGPLFGQTPETYFAHHIGMHHVEDNMPEDESSTMDFQRDSLSHFGRYFGRFFIAGVIDLVYYLGRKKRKSLARRAIRGESLFILACIGLCFVNAPATIAVFILPFLISRVIMMVGNWAQHAFINPEAPDNAYTNSITCINTKYNYKCWNDGYHISHHLKHNMHWTEHPAYFQKTLQEYADHNAIVFDGIHFLHVFVWLMRKRYDLLAKHFVNIGNRFQTDEEVAAFLRERTRRIPIALPVAA from the coding sequence ATGAAATCATTTACCCACACCACCGATCCGGTGTTTGATGCAAACCGCACCTATACCGCCATCGACCGGTTTTTATTACGTTTTATCCGTGACCAACGGGATCTGCCCTTCATCCACCTTACGCTGAAGATCACGTTCACCTTATGGCCACTGGCCATCCTCCTGTTCATCCCCGGCCTTAATAATGTCGCCTGGTGGACCGCCGCCGCCGCTTACACCTTCTTTAATAATTTTGTATTCAAAGGCCCCTTTGGCCTCATGCTGCACTGCACCAGCCACCGCAAGTTGTTCATACAGCGATACGACTTCATGAACCACTACCTGCCCTGGGCCCTGGGGCCCCTCTTTGGACAGACACCGGAAACCTACTTTGCCCACCACATTGGTATGCACCACGTGGAAGACAATATGCCGGAAGATGAAAGCAGCACTATGGACTTTCAGCGCGATAGCCTGAGCCACTTTGGCCGCTATTTTGGACGCTTTTTTATAGCCGGCGTAATTGACCTGGTCTATTACCTGGGCCGCAAAAAACGCAAATCACTGGCGCGCCGTGCCATCCGCGGCGAGTCCCTCTTCATCCTGGCCTGCATCGGCCTGTGCTTCGTAAACGCACCAGCCACCATTGCGGTGTTCATCCTCCCCTTCCTCATCTCCCGCGTGATCATGATGGTAGGCAACTGGGCACAGCATGCCTTCATCAACCCCGAAGCGCCGGATAATGCTTATACCAACAGCATTACCTGCATCAATACCAAATACAATTACAAGTGCTGGAACGATGGTTACCACATCAGTCACCACCTGAAACATAATATGCACTGGACAGAGCACCCCGCTTATTTCCAGAAGACCCTGCAGGAATACGCCGATCATAACGCTATCGTATTTGATGGCATCCACTTCCTGCACGTGTTTGTCTGGCTCATGCGCAAGCGGTACGACCTCCTGGCAAAGCATTTTGTAAACATTGGCAACCGCTTCCAGACAGACGAAGAGGTGGCCGCATTCCTGCGGGAACGCACCCGCCGCATCCCCATCGCATTGCCGGTGGCGGCTTAG
- the fabF gene encoding beta-ketoacyl-ACP synthase II, producing MRTVTLRRVVITGLGALTPIGNDVNTFWENLKAGKSGAGPITKFDTTEFKTKFACELKDFDIEKFIEKKEARKMDQFTQYAMVAASEAVEDAGLNSGGIDKTKVGVIWASGNGGMQTFEDQILEFQQANFVPKFSPFFIIKLISDIAAGQIALKYGFMGINFCTVSACASSSSALVDAFNYIRLGKAKAIIAGGSEAPITRAGIAGFNAIKALSTRNEDPSHASRPFDTDRDGFVMGEGAGALVLEEYEHAVARGAKIYGEMVGGAMTADAYHLTATHPEGLGARLGMQEAIEDAGLTLAEVDYINGHCTSTPVGDVSELKAITTLFGDLAPKLNISATKSMTGHLLGAAGAIEAIACVKATQEDIIPPTINTTTIGDDIPSGLNLTLGQAQKRTVNVAMSNTFGFGGHNAIAVFKKYK from the coding sequence ATGCGAACTGTTACACTGAGAAGAGTAGTGATAACCGGACTGGGAGCACTGACGCCGATCGGGAATGATGTAAATACTTTCTGGGAAAACCTGAAGGCTGGCAAGAGTGGAGCCGGCCCTATCACCAAATTCGATACCACCGAATTTAAGACCAAATTCGCCTGTGAGCTGAAAGACTTCGATATTGAAAAGTTCATCGAAAAGAAGGAAGCCCGCAAGATGGACCAGTTCACTCAATACGCCATGGTGGCCGCTTCCGAAGCAGTGGAAGATGCCGGTCTTAATAGCGGGGGCATTGACAAGACCAAAGTCGGTGTGATCTGGGCCTCCGGCAACGGCGGTATGCAGACCTTTGAAGACCAGATCCTCGAATTCCAGCAGGCCAACTTCGTTCCGAAGTTCTCCCCCTTCTTTATTATTAAGCTGATCTCTGACATCGCCGCCGGCCAGATCGCGCTCAAATACGGTTTCATGGGTATTAACTTCTGTACCGTATCTGCCTGCGCCTCTTCCAGCAGCGCCCTGGTAGACGCTTTTAACTATATCCGCCTGGGCAAGGCCAAGGCCATCATTGCCGGCGGCTCTGAAGCCCCCATTACCCGCGCAGGTATTGCCGGTTTCAATGCTATCAAGGCCCTTTCTACCCGGAACGAAGATCCTTCCCACGCTTCCCGCCCCTTTGATACAGACCGCGATGGGTTTGTAATGGGTGAAGGCGCCGGTGCCCTCGTGCTGGAAGAATATGAGCACGCGGTAGCCCGTGGTGCAAAGATCTATGGTGAAATGGTAGGCGGCGCCATGACCGCCGATGCGTACCACCTCACTGCCACCCACCCCGAAGGCCTGGGCGCACGCCTCGGCATGCAGGAAGCCATTGAAGACGCCGGCCTTACCCTGGCAGAGGTAGACTACATCAACGGCCACTGTACTTCCACTCCCGTAGGTGACGTATCTGAGCTGAAGGCCATTACCACCCTCTTTGGCGACCTGGCTCCCAAACTCAATATCTCCGCTACCAAATCCATGACCGGCCACCTGCTGGGTGCCGCCGGCGCCATTGAAGCCATCGCCTGCGTGAAAGCTACCCAGGAAGATATCATACCGCCCACCATCAACACCACCACCATTGGCGACGATATCCCCTCAGGCCTCAACCTGACCCTGGGCCAGGCGCAAAAACGCACCGTGAATGTGGCCATGAGCAACACGTTCGGCTTCGGCGGGCACAATGCGATCGCGGTGTTTAAGAAGTATAAATAA
- the uvrA gene encoding excinuclease ABC subunit UvrA — protein MAKQNKQRNAVPAAIQEEQIEIIGAREHNLKNLDLQLPKNKLVVITGISGSGKSSLAFDTIYAEGQRRYMESFSAYARQFIGDMERPDVDKITGLSPVISIEQKTTNKNPRSTVGTITEIYDFMRLLYARIADAYSYNTGKRMTRFSEEEIIAHIFKNYPKKKLVVLAPLVRGRKGHYRELFEQLRKQGYLKVRVDGEILDMKERMQVDRYKIHDIELVVDRVQVTDDARVRITQSVQKALTMGKGLLFVLDADTNKLSQYSKQLMCEDTGISYEEPSPNTFSFNSPYGACPRCKGLGTIYQINMDAIIPDRSISINDGALAPLGEAKDTFTFKQVAALARKHKFSLTAPVEKLNEKALNLLLFGDENGSLDMEIEFDDNTTGTTTYATEYEGVVNMVRRYFNDTSSEQVRSWAEGFMQLDTCPVCNGTRLRKESLYFKVDGKHIAEVGKMNLDKLAAWFKDIETRLTNQQNLIAKDILKEIRERTGFLLNVGLAYLTLNRPTRTLSGGESQRIRLATQIGSQLMGITYILDEPSIGLHQRDNMQLIDALRNLKEMGNTVIVVEHDKDIMLHADHLVDIGPGAGKHGGTVIGQGTPAEVQMLDTPTAGYLNGKRSGHVPDTRRKGNGTFLEVKGASGNNLKNVNLKLPLGTFICITGVSGSGKSTLINETLYPILSQHCYDSKTPPMPYKSVKGLEHIDKVIEIDQSPIGRTPRSNPATYCGFFTDIRTLFASVPEAKIRGYNAGRFSFNVKSGRCDVCEGGGMRVIEMNFLPDVYVHCEKCNGRRYNRETLEIRYKGKSISDVLDMTVDEAVEFFQPVPYIYRKVKTLQDVGLGYITLGQSAVTLSGGEAQRVKLATELSKKDTGKTIYILDEPTTGLHFQDIQLLLGVLNKLVERGNTVLVIEHNLDVIKMADYIVDLGPEGGDGGGTILCTGTPEAVARCPESHTAIFLKKELN, from the coding sequence ATGGCAAAACAAAACAAGCAACGGAACGCTGTTCCCGCCGCTATCCAGGAGGAGCAGATTGAGATCATTGGCGCACGCGAGCATAACCTGAAAAACCTGGACCTGCAGCTGCCTAAAAACAAACTGGTGGTGATCACCGGTATCAGCGGCAGCGGAAAGTCATCCCTCGCATTTGATACTATCTATGCTGAAGGCCAACGCCGCTACATGGAAAGCTTTTCCGCCTACGCCCGCCAGTTTATCGGCGACATGGAAAGGCCCGATGTAGACAAGATCACCGGCCTGAGCCCCGTAATTTCCATAGAACAGAAAACCACGAATAAGAACCCGCGCTCTACCGTAGGCACCATCACGGAGATCTACGACTTTATGCGCCTGCTCTATGCCCGTATTGCAGATGCTTATTCCTATAACACCGGCAAGCGCATGACCCGCTTCTCCGAAGAGGAGATCATTGCCCACATCTTCAAAAACTACCCGAAGAAAAAACTGGTGGTACTGGCGCCCCTGGTACGCGGCCGCAAAGGCCACTACCGCGAGCTGTTTGAGCAACTGCGCAAACAGGGCTACCTCAAAGTGCGGGTGGATGGGGAGATCCTGGACATGAAGGAGCGCATGCAGGTGGACCGCTATAAGATCCACGACATAGAACTGGTGGTAGACCGGGTACAGGTGACAGACGATGCGCGCGTGCGCATTACCCAGAGCGTGCAGAAAGCCCTGACCATGGGCAAGGGCCTGCTCTTTGTGCTGGATGCAGACACCAATAAGCTAAGCCAGTACAGCAAACAGCTGATGTGTGAAGACACAGGCATTTCCTACGAGGAGCCTTCGCCCAACACCTTCTCCTTCAACTCGCCCTACGGCGCCTGCCCCCGCTGCAAAGGCCTGGGCACCATTTACCAGATCAATATGGACGCCATCATCCCGGACAGGAGCATTTCTATCAACGACGGCGCCCTCGCACCACTGGGCGAAGCCAAGGATACCTTCACCTTTAAACAAGTGGCAGCCCTGGCCCGCAAGCATAAGTTCTCCCTCACCGCACCGGTAGAGAAGCTCAATGAAAAAGCACTCAACCTCCTGCTCTTTGGTGACGAAAACGGGTCGCTGGATATGGAGATCGAATTTGATGATAATACCACCGGCACCACCACCTACGCCACGGAGTACGAAGGCGTGGTGAACATGGTACGCCGGTATTTCAACGATACCTCTTCCGAGCAGGTACGCAGCTGGGCCGAAGGCTTTATGCAGCTGGATACCTGCCCGGTGTGCAATGGTACCCGCCTGCGCAAGGAAAGCCTCTACTTTAAAGTGGATGGCAAGCACATTGCCGAAGTAGGCAAGATGAACCTGGACAAACTGGCCGCCTGGTTTAAGGATATTGAAACCCGCCTCACTAACCAGCAGAACCTTATTGCCAAGGATATCCTCAAGGAGATCCGCGAGCGTACCGGCTTCCTGCTGAATGTAGGCCTGGCCTACCTCACCCTGAACCGGCCCACCCGCACCCTGAGCGGGGGCGAAAGCCAGCGCATCCGCCTGGCCACCCAGATAGGCTCCCAGCTCATGGGCATCACCTACATCCTGGATGAGCCCTCCATTGGCCTGCACCAGCGCGACAATATGCAACTCATTGACGCCCTGCGCAACCTGAAGGAAATGGGCAACACCGTGATCGTGGTGGAGCACGACAAGGACATCATGCTGCATGCAGATCACCTGGTGGATATAGGCCCCGGCGCCGGCAAGCATGGCGGCACCGTGATAGGCCAGGGCACCCCGGCAGAAGTACAAATGCTGGACACCCCCACCGCCGGCTACCTCAATGGCAAACGATCCGGCCATGTACCAGACACCCGCCGCAAGGGTAACGGTACTTTCCTGGAGGTAAAAGGTGCCTCCGGCAATAATCTGAAGAATGTAAACCTGAAACTGCCCCTGGGCACTTTCATCTGCATAACCGGCGTATCCGGCAGTGGCAAATCCACCCTGATCAATGAAACGCTGTACCCCATTCTTTCCCAGCACTGTTACGATTCCAAGACGCCGCCCATGCCCTACAAAAGCGTGAAAGGCCTGGAACATATAGACAAGGTAATTGAGATAGACCAATCGCCCATAGGCCGCACGCCCCGCAGCAACCCGGCCACCTATTGCGGCTTTTTCACAGACATCCGCACCCTCTTTGCCTCCGTACCGGAAGCCAAGATCCGCGGCTACAACGCCGGGCGCTTCTCCTTCAACGTGAAAAGCGGCCGCTGCGACGTGTGTGAAGGCGGCGGCATGCGCGTGATAGAAATGAACTTCCTGCCGGACGTATATGTGCACTGCGAAAAATGCAACGGCCGCCGCTACAACCGGGAAACCCTGGAGATCCGCTACAAAGGCAAATCCATCTCCGATGTGCTGGACATGACGGTGGACGAAGCCGTGGAATTTTTCCAACCGGTGCCCTACATCTACCGCAAGGTAAAAACCCTGCAGGACGTAGGCCTGGGCTACATTACCCTGGGCCAGAGCGCTGTAACCCTCAGTGGTGGCGAGGCGCAGCGCGTAAAGCTGGCCACGGAGCTTTCCAAGAAAGACACCGGCAAAACCATCTACATCCTGGACGAGCCCACCACGGGCCTGCATTTCCAGGACATACAACTGCTCCTGGGCGTACTCAATAAACTGGTGGAACGTGGCAACACCGTGCTGGTGATTGAACACAACCTGGACGTGATCAAAATGGCTGACTACATTGTAGACCTGGGCCCTGAAGGCGGAGACGGTGGCGGCACCATCCTCTGCACCGGTACCCCCGAAGCGGTAGCCCGGTGCCCGGAAAGCCACACCGCCATTTTTCTGAAGAAAGAGTTGAATTAA